Part of the Cryptosporangium arvum DSM 44712 genome, GAGTTCTCGATCAGGTCGTGCGGCGACTCCGCCCGGCTGGGGTAGCCGGAGAGGCCACCGCGCTGGCGCAGCTTCTCGAAGTCCTGCCGACCGGTGAGCAGCTTGTGCACGTAGGCCTGGTGACCGGTGTCGAACAGGATCTTGTCGGTCGGCGAGTCGAACACCCGGTGCAGCGCGATCGTCAGCTCGACCGCACCGAGGTTGGGGCCGAGGTGACCTCCGGTGCGTGACACCTTGGCCACCAGGAAGTCACGGATCTCCGCGGCCAGCGTGGGCAAGGCCTCCGCGGGCAGGGCCCGCAGGTCCTCAGGAGTGGACACGCTGGCCAGCAGCTCATGGGCCTGGTCGGTCACGGTGGCGGCAACTCCTCGCGCTGCGGGGTGTGGGGGGCGAGGTTTTCGAGTCTAGCTACGCCCTGCTCATCTGCATCTCGAGCCCGGTGACGCGCACAGAAACTTCACAAAACGAAAGGCCTCGGGCCGTCACTGCAGGCCGGCCGCCTTGCAGGCCGCCGCGTAGTCGGCGGTGCAGATCTGCGCCACCGTGTAGAACTGGTCGTTGACCACGGTGTTCTTGATGTTGTCCTTGGTGACCGCGATCGGGGTCAGCAGCACCGACGGCACCTGCTTGGCGCCGTTGTCGACCTTCGAGTCGGCGCCGACGACGTCACTGCCCAGGACCAGGGCCACCGCCATCTCGGCGGCTTTCTCGGCCTCCGGCTGGATCGCCTTGTACACGGTCATGTACTGGTCGCCGTTGATGATCCGCTGGATCGCGGCGAGCTCGGCGTCCTGGCCGGTGACCGGCGGGAGCGGGCTGACGCCGGCGGCCTTCATGGCGGCGATCGCGCCACCGGCGGTGCCGTCGTTCGCGGCGTAGACGCCGACGAAGCCGTCCTTGCCCAGCGTGGAGATCTGGCCGTCCATGAACGTCTGGGCGTTCTCCGGCTTCCACTCCGGCGTGAAGTAGTCGTCGGTGGGCCGGAGCGTGAAGCCCGACGTGCTCAGCACCGACTTCGCGCCCTTGTTGAACAGCCGCGCGTTGTTGTCGGTCGGCGAACCGTTGATCATGACGACGGTGCCGCTCGTCGTGCCGTCTTCCTTGAGCTTGTCGACGAGCGAGGTGGCCTGCAGGGCACCGACCTTCTCGTTGTCGAACGAGATGTAGTAGTCGACGTCCGCGCCGGTGACGAGCCGGTCGTAGGAGATGACCGGGACCTTCTTGGCCTTGGCCGCGCGGACGATGGTGGCGGCCGCGGCCCCGTCGACCG contains:
- a CDS encoding sugar ABC transporter substrate-binding protein, which translates into the protein MFTLRRGVAVAAAVLLALGTTACESSDEGSDSDRSSDTAKIALLLPESQTTRYEQFDKPLFEAKVKALCARCEVVYSNANQQTDTQQQQAESALNDDAKVLVLDPVDGAAAATIVRAAKAKKVPVISYDRLVTGADVDYYISFDNEKVGALQATSLVDKLKEDGTTSGTVVMINGSPTDNNARLFNKGAKSVLSTSGFTLRPTDDYFTPEWKPENAQTFMDGQISTLGKDGFVGVYAANDGTAGGAIAAMKAAGVSPLPPVTGQDAELAAIQRIINGDQYMTVYKAIQPEAEKAAEMAVALVLGSDVVGADSKVDNGAKQVPSVLLTPIAVTKDNIKNTVVNDQFYTVAQICTADYAAACKAAGLQ